The following coding sequences lie in one Flavivirga spongiicola genomic window:
- a CDS encoding sodium/sugar symporter — translation MTAGFEMWDYVVFIAYAILILGVGLWVSRDKEGHQKNAEDYFLASKSLPWWAIGTSLIAANISAEQFIGMSGSGFALGLAIASYEWMAALTLIIVGKYFLPIFIEKGLYTIPEFVEKRFSTNLKTILAVFWLALYIFVNLASVLYLGGLAIETIMGVDMMYAIIGLALFAAAYSLYGGLSAVAWTDVIQVVFLVLGGLFTTYLALNTVSGGEGVLAGFSKVVEAAPEKFHMILEESNDNYINLPGIWVLIGGLWVANLYYWGFNQYIIQRTLAAKSLKESQKGILLAAFLKLIIPLIVVVPGIAAYVMVNDPSIMANLGEAGMLNLPTTEQADKAYPWLLQFLPTGLKGIAFAALAAAIVSSLASMLNSTSTIFTMDIYKQYVNKNADDKTTVNVGRISAAVALIIAVIVAPLLGGIDQAFQFIQEYTGIVSPGILAVFILGLFWKKTTNNAAIWGAVLSIPIALALKFLPIPIFEPWMHQMGITTLLTMLVIVVLSNMQNKGAEDPKGIPLTKELFKTTPLFNIGSFAIMIILTVLYALFW, via the coding sequence ATGACAGCAGGATTCGAAATGTGGGACTATGTAGTCTTTATAGCCTACGCCATTTTAATTTTAGGAGTAGGGTTGTGGGTATCTAGAGATAAAGAAGGGCATCAAAAAAATGCCGAAGATTATTTCTTAGCAAGTAAATCTTTGCCATGGTGGGCCATTGGTACATCACTAATTGCAGCAAATATTTCAGCAGAACAGTTTATTGGAATGTCAGGATCCGGATTTGCTTTAGGGCTTGCGATTGCGTCTTATGAGTGGATGGCAGCTTTAACTCTAATCATTGTCGGTAAATATTTCTTGCCAATTTTTATAGAAAAAGGCTTATATACGATTCCCGAGTTTGTTGAAAAACGATTTTCAACGAATTTAAAAACGATACTAGCTGTATTTTGGTTAGCACTTTACATTTTTGTAAATCTAGCTTCAGTGCTATATTTAGGAGGGTTGGCTATAGAAACTATTATGGGGGTTGATATGATGTATGCTATTATTGGTTTAGCGTTATTTGCCGCAGCCTATTCTTTATATGGAGGCTTATCCGCTGTTGCCTGGACCGATGTTATACAAGTTGTATTTTTAGTATTAGGAGGTTTGTTTACTACTTATTTAGCATTGAATACGGTATCTGGAGGCGAAGGTGTTTTAGCAGGGTTCTCTAAAGTTGTAGAAGCGGCTCCCGAAAAATTTCATATGATACTAGAAGAAAGTAATGACAACTATATAAATCTACCTGGTATATGGGTATTAATAGGGGGCTTATGGGTCGCTAATTTATACTATTGGGGTTTCAATCAATATATTATACAAAGGACTTTAGCAGCTAAATCTTTAAAAGAGTCTCAAAAAGGGATTTTATTGGCAGCGTTTTTAAAACTTATCATTCCATTAATTGTAGTTGTTCCTGGTATTGCAGCTTATGTTATGGTAAACGATCCTTCGATTATGGCTAATTTGGGAGAGGCAGGAATGTTAAATTTGCCAACAACAGAGCAAGCAGATAAAGCATATCCTTGGTTGTTACAGTTTTTGCCAACAGGACTTAAAGGTATTGCTTTTGCTGCTTTAGCTGCTGCTATTGTATCTTCTTTAGCTTCTATGTTAAATTCAACATCAACCATTTTTACTATGGATATATACAAGCAATATGTTAATAAAAATGCTGATGATAAAACGACCGTAAATGTTGGACGTATTTCTGCAGCAGTAGCTTTAATAATTGCCGTCATTGTTGCGCCGCTTTTAGGAGGTATCGATCAGGCATTTCAGTTCATTCAGGAATACACGGGCATTGTGAGTCCGGGTATATTAGCCGTGTTTATTTTAGGTTTATTCTGGAAAAAAACCACGAATAATGCTGCCATTTGGGGAGCCGTCTTATCTATTCCAATTGCATTGGCACTTAAATTCTTACCTATTCCAATATTTGAGCCATGGATGCATCAAATGGGGATAACAACGTTATTAACGATGCTAGTTATAGTCGTATTAAGTAATATGCAAAATAAAGGAGCAGAAGACCCTAAAGGTATTCCGCTTACTAAAGAATTATTTAAAACGACACCATTATTTAATATTGGTTCGTTTGCAATTATGATTATACTAACCGTTTTATACGCTTTATTTTGGTAG
- a CDS encoding LacI family DNA-binding transcriptional regulator yields the protein MKKNKITIHDISKHIRVDSSATSRALNDSVRVSKKTKTLILNTTSEMGYQRNLLASNLRKRVTNTIGVVPGISRHFFFN from the coding sequence ATGAAGAAAAATAAAATAACAATTCACGATATTTCTAAACACATAAGAGTTGATAGTTCCGCAACGTCAAGAGCCTTAAATGATAGTGTGCGCGTTTCAAAAAAAACAAAGACTCTGATTTTAAATACAACGTCTGAAATGGGATATCAACGTAATTTGTTAGCATCAAACCTACGTAAAAGAGTTACAAATACTATAGGTGTTGTTCCTGGAATATCACGTCATTTCTTTTTTAATTGA
- the galK gene encoding galactokinase produces the protein MSAILINDVKTTFIETFKTEPILIFSPGRINIIGEHTDYNDGFVFPAAVDKGIAAAIQKSDTNRSTAYALDMNSRIEFELDKLKPSAEGSWENYVFGVVSEIQNRNKVVGNFNIVFKGDIPGGAGMSSSAALENSVVFGLNELFDLGLTKHEMILISQKAEHNYVGVKCGIMDQYASMFGIKNNALLLDCRTVESKPYKIDFKDHQLMLINTNVKHSLSDSAYNDRRSACESIAELLGIKALRDATETDLEAIKDKVTPENYQKALYVIQENNRAIKASKAIEDNDLDTLGALIFQSHDGLQHQYKVSCDELDFLVNLAKADDQVLGARMMGGGFGGCTINLVTKSEAKAFGEAASIAYKREFNKACSVYFIKLSEGTHLVK, from the coding sequence ATGAGTGCTATATTGATTAATGATGTAAAAACAACATTCATAGAAACATTTAAAACCGAACCTATTCTTATTTTTTCCCCAGGGCGAATTAATATTATTGGGGAGCATACAGATTATAACGATGGGTTTGTGTTTCCTGCAGCAGTAGATAAAGGTATTGCTGCTGCTATACAAAAGAGCGACACAAATAGATCTACCGCATATGCATTGGATATGAACAGTCGTATTGAGTTTGAATTAGATAAATTAAAACCATCTGCTGAAGGCAGCTGGGAAAATTATGTATTTGGTGTTGTTTCCGAAATACAAAATAGAAACAAAGTCGTAGGTAATTTTAATATTGTTTTTAAGGGAGATATCCCAGGAGGTGCTGGCATGTCGTCATCTGCAGCATTAGAAAACAGCGTTGTTTTTGGCTTAAATGAGTTATTTGATTTAGGATTAACAAAGCACGAAATGATTTTAATATCACAAAAAGCAGAGCATAATTATGTGGGTGTAAAATGTGGGATTATGGATCAATATGCCAGTATGTTCGGCATCAAAAACAACGCATTACTTTTAGATTGTAGAACGGTAGAATCTAAACCTTATAAGATAGATTTTAAAGACCATCAACTCATGCTCATTAATACTAATGTAAAGCATAGTTTATCCGATAGTGCCTATAATGACAGACGTTCTGCTTGTGAAAGCATCGCAGAATTACTTGGAATAAAAGCATTAAGAGATGCTACCGAAACTGATTTAGAAGCCATAAAAGACAAAGTAACCCCCGAAAATTATCAAAAGGCACTATATGTCATCCAAGAAAACAATAGAGCTATAAAGGCGTCAAAAGCTATTGAAGATAATGATTTGGACACATTAGGGGCTTTGATTTTTCAATCACATGATGGCTTACAACATCAATACAAAGTAAGTTGTGATGAATTGGATTTTCTAGTAAACTTAGCAAAAGCAGACGATCAGGTTTTGGGAGCCAGAATGATGGGTGGCGGATTTGGTGGTTGTACCATTAATTTAGTAACAAAAAGTGAAGCCAAAGCTTTTGGAGAAGCCGCATCTATAGCTTATAAAAGGGAATTTAACAAAGCCTGTTCTGTATACTTTATAAAACTATCTGAAGGCACACACTTAGTAAAATAA
- a CDS encoding GntR family transcriptional regulator has protein sequence MIKIKKKIGVPKYKQIINSIEDAILSGALKKGDQIPSINSIKDTHKLSRDTVLMAFNELKNRGIIQSVVGKGYYIASENINVTQKIFLLFDELNAFKEDLYNSFLENLGGNIQVDIFFHHFNENFFSKLINDNVGDYNYYVIMPANLTNTNKDIKKLPSDKVYILDQVHKDLLEYSAIYQNFEKAIFNNLTKALHLIRKYEKIILIFSEDKQPQGMLKGFSSFCKENEIPFEVINSLTNKVLIKGELYIMPDDKSLLQIIKKMKSKNFSLAKDIGIISYNDTLLKEIVEGGITTISTDFNRMGQRLAEMITNKEKVKIENPNRLIIRNSL, from the coding sequence ATGATAAAGATCAAGAAAAAAATAGGCGTTCCAAAATACAAGCAAATAATCAACTCCATTGAAGATGCTATCCTTTCTGGTGCTTTAAAAAAAGGAGATCAAATTCCTTCTATTAATAGTATTAAAGACACCCATAAGCTTTCGAGAGATACTGTTTTAATGGCGTTTAATGAGTTAAAAAACAGAGGTATCATTCAATCTGTAGTTGGAAAAGGATATTATATAGCTAGTGAAAATATAAACGTTACCCAAAAGATATTTTTGCTTTTTGATGAATTAAATGCCTTTAAAGAAGATTTATATAATTCGTTTTTAGAAAATTTAGGAGGTAATATTCAAGTAGATATTTTTTTCCATCATTTCAACGAAAACTTTTTTAGCAAGTTAATTAATGATAACGTTGGTGACTACAACTATTATGTAATCATGCCAGCAAACTTGACAAATACAAACAAGGATATAAAAAAATTACCAAGCGATAAGGTCTATATTTTAGACCAAGTACATAAAGACTTATTAGAATATTCGGCCATTTATCAAAACTTTGAAAAAGCCATTTTTAATAATCTCACTAAAGCATTACATCTCATAAGGAAATACGAAAAAATAATTCTAATTTTTTCTGAAGACAAACAACCTCAAGGTATGCTAAAAGGGTTTAGTTCCTTTTGTAAAGAAAATGAAATACCTTTTGAAGTTATAAATTCACTAACAAATAAAGTTTTAATAAAGGGAGAATTATACATCATGCCAGATGATAAAAGCTTACTCCAAATTATAAAAAAAATGAAAAGTAAAAACTTTTCACTGGCAAAAGATATTGGTATTATTTCGTACAATGACACCTTACTTAAAGAAATTGTAGAAGGTGGTATTACAACCATTTCTACAGATTTTAATAGGATGGGACAACGTTTAGCAGAAATGATAACTAATAAAGAAAAAGTTAAGATAGAGAATCCTAACAGACTAATTATCAGAAACTCATTATAA
- a CDS encoding UDP-glucose--hexose-1-phosphate uridylyltransferase yields the protein MNHTDLQDYSHKRFNILTGEWVLVSPHRAKRPWQGQNEAISNTVRPTYDETCYLCAGNTRINGEINPKYQDVFVFTNDFAALQKDSKSFSVQDGLLVAESETGICKVICFSPDHSKSLANMDTKDILKVVFAWQKEFKELSENPNINYVQIFENKGAVMGCSNPHPHGQIWSQSTLPNEVDKKNTQQLAYYNKNSSSLLGDYLAQELEKQERIIFENDSFVVLIPFWAVWPFETMIVPKKQQSNILELNDAEALDYAEAISVITKAYDKLFNTSFPYSSGIHQAPTDGNANIHWHWHMSFYPPLLRSATVKKFMVGYEMFGSPQRDITAEIATKMIKDLV from the coding sequence ATGAACCATACAGATTTACAAGACTATTCGCATAAACGTTTTAATATACTTACTGGTGAATGGGTTCTAGTATCGCCACATCGTGCAAAACGACCATGGCAAGGACAAAATGAAGCAATATCTAATACTGTTAGACCAACTTATGATGAAACCTGTTATTTATGTGCAGGCAATACCAGAATTAATGGCGAAATAAATCCAAAGTATCAAGATGTATTTGTTTTTACAAACGATTTTGCTGCCTTGCAAAAAGATTCTAAATCTTTTTCAGTACAAGATGGCTTGTTAGTAGCCGAAAGTGAAACCGGAATATGCAAAGTTATTTGCTTTAGTCCGGATCACTCAAAAAGCTTAGCAAATATGGATACTAAAGACATTCTGAAAGTCGTTTTCGCTTGGCAAAAAGAATTCAAAGAACTCTCAGAAAATCCCAATATTAATTACGTTCAAATATTTGAAAACAAAGGCGCTGTGATGGGATGTAGTAACCCACACCCACATGGACAAATTTGGAGCCAGTCTACACTTCCCAATGAAGTTGATAAAAAAAACACACAGCAGCTAGCCTATTACAACAAAAATAGTAGCAGCCTTCTAGGTGATTATTTAGCACAAGAATTAGAAAAGCAAGAGCGTATTATTTTTGAAAATGATTCGTTTGTTGTATTAATTCCTTTTTGGGCAGTATGGCCGTTCGAGACTATGATTGTACCTAAAAAGCAACAATCAAATATTTTAGAACTAAATGATGCTGAAGCTTTAGACTACGCTGAAGCTATATCAGTAATAACAAAAGCATACGATAAATTATTTAACACATCGTTCCCCTATTCTAGTGGTATACACCAAGCTCCAACCGATGGAAACGCAAATATACACTGGCATTGGCACATGAGTTTTTATCCACCGTTGTTAAGAAGTGCCACTGTAAAGAAATTTATGGTAGGCTATGAAATGTTTGGCTCTCCGCAACGTGATATTACCGCTGAAATTGCAACAAAAATGATTAAGGATTTGGTTTAA
- a CDS encoding ligand-binding sensor domain-containing protein gives MKLKKYIALMLFCLFIGFVFSQDQEQGINYKALKFKNFSLKEGLSQSSVLCILQDKKGFLWFGTRDGLNKYDGNEFKVFRHNSQDSTSLSHNFIKALYEDIKGNLWVGTIDGLNKFNPETNSFERYVIKTEKKGLDNFEVWSIVEDKEAYLWLGTSLGIKKIDTKEGVFVKAVYDESDKKLFTTPTRSLLITHNNELWIKTTEHIGAYNLKTQVAKYYPYPDNSVTELNKSNVSALYQDKKNNIWLGFKNGLALLNKEIDSFEFFSLKSKKNKAIKDHVRSICEDYLGIFGLEHTMDFMFKSK, from the coding sequence ATGAAATTAAAAAAATATATAGCTTTAATGCTTTTTTGTTTATTTATTGGTTTTGTTTTTAGCCAAGATCAAGAGCAGGGAATTAACTATAAAGCCTTAAAATTTAAGAACTTTTCTTTAAAAGAAGGATTGTCTCAAAGTTCTGTGCTTTGTATTTTACAAGATAAAAAAGGGTTTTTGTGGTTTGGAACACGTGATGGTTTAAATAAATACGATGGAAATGAGTTTAAGGTTTTTAGGCACAATTCTCAAGACAGCACAAGTTTAAGTCATAATTTTATTAAGGCATTGTATGAGGATATAAAAGGGAATTTATGGGTCGGTACTATTGATGGTCTTAACAAGTTTAATCCAGAAACAAATTCATTTGAACGCTATGTAATTAAAACAGAAAAAAAAGGCTTAGATAATTTTGAGGTTTGGAGCATTGTTGAAGATAAAGAAGCGTATTTGTGGTTAGGCACTAGCTTAGGAATAAAAAAAATTGATACTAAAGAGGGTGTCTTTGTTAAAGCTGTTTATGATGAATCTGATAAAAAATTGTTTACCACGCCAACGAGATCTCTATTAATTACTCACAACAATGAATTATGGATAAAAACTACAGAACATATTGGAGCATACAATTTAAAAACACAGGTAGCCAAGTATTATCCTTACCCGGATAATTCTGTAACAGAACTTAATAAAAGTAATGTTTCAGCACTTTACCAAGATAAGAAAAACAACATTTGGTTAGGTTTTAAAAACGGACTGGCGCTTTTAAATAAGGAAATAGATTCGTTTGAGTTTTTTAGTTTGAAATCTAAAAAAAATAAAGCGATTAAAGATCATGTTCGTAGTATATGTGAAGATTATTTAGGAATCTTTGGATTGGAACATACAATGGACTTTATGTTTAAATCAAAATAA
- a CDS encoding aldose 1-epimerase, whose amino-acid sequence MYKINHNKALNLLEVENSENKVYGKIHLNSGASLQELTLKGHAIIKDLSPLTYANTYASSILFPFANRIKDGVYTFNNKAFQFEINQKEENNALHGLVYNKTFQIINQETSNDSASILLEYNETELSIGFPYTYTIQLKYIFTSNNLSLNVSVKNTDSKAFPYTLGWHPYFLSDNLFNSSLDFNSTKKIVLGERNITTGVEDFELKDAFNIEDKPLDDCWILNSNEVTFNTPKYQLIMRSSAKNNFLQAYTPSKLNTIAIEPTTGVSDSFNNNIGLEVLDANDTYHINWSLKIK is encoded by the coding sequence GTGTACAAAATTAATCACAATAAAGCTTTAAATCTTTTAGAGGTTGAAAACTCCGAAAACAAGGTATATGGAAAAATCCACCTTAATTCCGGGGCCAGTTTGCAAGAGTTAACATTAAAAGGGCATGCCATTATAAAAGATTTATCGCCATTAACTTATGCCAACACCTATGCTTCTTCAATTTTATTTCCTTTTGCTAACAGAATTAAAGATGGCGTATATACTTTTAACAATAAAGCGTTTCAATTTGAGATAAACCAAAAAGAAGAAAATAATGCACTTCATGGATTGGTTTACAATAAAACGTTTCAAATTATAAATCAAGAAACTAGTAATGATTCAGCATCTATTTTACTAGAATACAACGAAACTGAATTATCTATTGGATTTCCTTATACCTATACTATTCAGTTAAAATATATTTTCACTTCAAATAACTTAAGTTTAAATGTATCTGTAAAAAATACAGATTCGAAAGCATTTCCTTATACTTTAGGATGGCATCCTTATTTTTTAAGTGACAACTTATTCAATAGCTCACTAGATTTTAATAGTACTAAAAAAATAGTTTTAGGTGAAAGAAACATCACTACTGGTGTTGAAGATTTCGAATTAAAAGATGCATTTAATATTGAAGATAAACCATTGGATGATTGTTGGATTTTGAATTCAAATGAGGTGACATTCAACACTCCAAAATATCAATTAATAATGAGATCTTCTGCAAAGAATAATTTCCTCCAGGCTTATACCCCTTCTAAATTAAATACAATAGCTATTGAACCTACAACAGGAGTTTCAGACAGTTTTAATAATAATATAGGGCTAGAGGTTTTAGATGCAAATGATACTTATCATATTAACTGGAGTTTAAAAATAAAATAA
- a CDS encoding DUF2264 domain-containing protein, translating to MKKKLVLVLLSMIPFLNFAQNDRAIWVNEMVKMADPVLVSLSEGKLKENMPTEQSSFEYGDRSSFAHLEAFGRLMAGMAPWLELGKDSTDEGQLRKKYIELTHKAIRNAVDPESSDYMNFSNGNQPLVDVAFLAQAFIRAPNEMWEPLDDDTKRMVIEAFKKSRTISDIPYNNWLLFAASVEAFMIKFTDDADYVRIEYALQKHMEWYVGDGLYADGKYYHWDYYNSFVIHPMLIDILSVLQGTKYRLKSLNETVLKRAQRYGEILERQISPIGTFPIVGRSTVYRFGVFQALSQLVLLEKLPVKLSEGQVRSGLTAVLKKLQNAKGLYDKNGWLQIGVFGHQPDMAEPYISTGSLYLTSLGFLSLGLPEHHSFWTAAPEDWTSVKIWGGNPSVKRDKYSN from the coding sequence ATGAAAAAGAAACTTGTTTTAGTTTTACTGTCTATGATTCCTTTTCTAAATTTTGCTCAGAATGATAGAGCCATTTGGGTTAATGAAATGGTGAAAATGGCAGATCCTGTTTTAGTTTCATTAAGTGAAGGAAAACTTAAAGAAAACATGCCTACCGAACAGTCTAGTTTTGAATATGGAGACCGGAGTTCTTTTGCGCATTTAGAAGCTTTTGGTAGATTAATGGCGGGTATGGCACCATGGTTGGAGTTAGGCAAAGATTCTACAGATGAAGGCCAATTAAGAAAGAAATATATTGAGTTAACACATAAAGCAATTCGTAATGCCGTAGATCCAGAGTCTAGTGATTATATGAATTTTTCTAATGGAAATCAGCCTTTAGTTGATGTTGCTTTTTTAGCACAAGCCTTTATAAGGGCTCCAAATGAAATGTGGGAACCATTGGATGATGATACCAAAAGGATGGTGATTGAGGCATTCAAAAAATCCAGAACAATTTCAGATATTCCGTATAATAATTGGTTATTGTTTGCGGCATCAGTAGAAGCATTTATGATAAAATTTACAGATGATGCAGATTACGTAAGAATAGAATACGCACTACAAAAACATATGGAATGGTATGTTGGTGATGGATTATACGCAGATGGTAAATATTATCATTGGGATTATTACAATTCGTTTGTTATTCATCCAATGCTGATTGATATTTTAAGTGTACTTCAAGGAACAAAGTATAGGCTTAAATCGTTAAACGAAACAGTTTTGAAAAGGGCGCAACGTTATGGTGAAATATTGGAAAGACAAATATCCCCAATAGGAACATTTCCTATAGTAGGAAGATCAACAGTGTATAGATTTGGAGTATTCCAAGCCTTATCTCAATTAGTTTTATTAGAAAAACTTCCTGTTAAACTATCAGAAGGGCAAGTGAGATCGGGTTTAACGGCTGTTTTAAAAAAGTTGCAAAATGCAAAAGGACTATATGATAAAAACGGTTGGTTGCAAATTGGAGTTTTTGGTCATCAACCAGATATGGCAGAACCTTATATTTCCACAGGAAGTTTATATTTAACGTCATTAGGTTTTTTATCTTTGGGACTTCCGGAGCATCATTCGTTTTGGACTGCAGCTCCTGAGGATTGGACTAGTGTTAAAATATGGGGAGGAAACCCTTCAGTTAAGCGAGATAAATATTCAAACTAG